From the genome of Muricauda sp. SCSIO 64092, one region includes:
- a CDS encoding DUF6249 domain-containing protein — translation MASAILVPTGFFLTVFGIVYLFLSTRNKERLALIEKGVDANVFVRTKNDGYIPGWKIFLINFAILLISVGVAIFLAATLVEVLGVYEEVAYTGTIFAMAGIGLLVGFNMTKKLEKEN, via the coding sequence ATGGCATCAGCAATACTTGTACCAACGGGATTTTTTCTAACAGTTTTTGGAATAGTTTACCTGTTCCTTTCCACCAGGAACAAAGAACGATTGGCCCTCATAGAAAAAGGCGTGGACGCCAATGTTTTTGTTAGGACAAAAAATGATGGATATATTCCAGGGTGGAAAATATTTTTGATCAATTTCGCCATTCTCTTGATCAGTGTGGGCGTCGCCATCTTTTTAGCGGCAACATTGGTAGAGGTTCTGGGGGTTTATGAAGAGGTGGCGTATACGGGAACCATCTTTGCCATGGCCGGTATTGGCCTTTTGGTTGGCTTCAATATGACCAAAAAACTGGAGAAGGAAAACTAA
- a CDS encoding RNA polymerase sigma factor, translating into MKENQPNISAILAGDSKEFSVLVDSYKNVVFTVALRMLKNREEAEEVAQDTFIKVFKSLKKFKGDSKLSTWIYRIAYNTCLDRLKRKGRDQKNIAIDEIEGFEIKDVDNALDGIVKSERLELVRNCIKKLAPKDAALLTLFYLEEKNLSELGEILKMNENSVKVGLFRARGRLAKILKQYLEPEIIGNYG; encoded by the coding sequence ATGAAGGAAAACCAACCAAATATATCGGCAATTCTTGCAGGGGATTCCAAGGAGTTTTCTGTTTTGGTGGACAGCTATAAAAATGTGGTGTTCACTGTTGCCCTGCGTATGTTGAAGAATAGGGAAGAAGCGGAAGAGGTGGCACAGGATACCTTCATTAAGGTTTTTAAGTCCCTAAAAAAGTTCAAAGGGGATTCCAAGCTATCAACATGGATATATAGGATAGCGTACAATACCTGTTTGGATAGATTGAAACGAAAAGGACGGGACCAAAAAAACATTGCCATTGACGAAATTGAAGGATTTGAAATCAAGGATGTGGATAATGCCCTGGACGGCATAGTGAAGTCTGAACGATTGGAGCTGGTTCGAAATTGTATAAAAAAACTTGCTCCTAAAGACGCCGCCCTATTGACCCTTTTTTATCTTGAGGAAAAGAATCTAAGTGAATTGGGTGAAATTTTGAAAATGAACGAAAACTCGGTCAAAGTAGGCCTTTTCAGGGCCAGGGGCCGATTGGCCAAGATTTTAAAACAATATCTGGAACCGGAAATAATTGGAAATTATGGATGA
- a CDS encoding alpha-ketoglutarate-dependent dioxygenase AlkB family protein — translation MGLFQEKISLEFPNSDITYYPDFLSPIKAQMYFKALKNNVAWQQDDITVFGKTYAQPRLTALYASNKKAYTYSNITMHPQVFSGELLKIKQKLERDVGIVFTTCLVNRYRDGKDSNGWHADDEKELGQNPIIASISLGEQRYFHLRHKEDKALKHKILLENGSLLLMKGETQHFWQHQIPKTAKKIGERINLTFRIIK, via the coding sequence ATGGGGCTTTTTCAGGAAAAAATCAGTTTAGAGTTCCCTAATTCAGATATTACGTACTATCCTGATTTTTTATCCCCCATAAAGGCACAAATGTATTTTAAAGCGCTAAAAAACAACGTTGCCTGGCAACAGGACGATATTACGGTATTTGGCAAAACCTATGCCCAACCCAGGTTGACCGCACTTTATGCCAGCAACAAAAAAGCGTACACCTATTCCAATATCACCATGCATCCCCAAGTGTTCTCTGGGGAATTGCTGAAAATAAAACAGAAATTGGAGAGGGATGTTGGAATCGTGTTCACTACTTGTTTAGTAAACCGTTATCGTGATGGCAAGGATAGCAACGGATGGCATGCGGACGATGAGAAAGAGCTGGGACAAAACCCCATTATTGCTTCCATTTCCTTGGGAGAGCAGCGTTACTTCCATCTAAGGCACAAAGAGGATAAGGCCTTAAAACACAAAATACTGTTGGAAAATGGAAGTTTGTTGCTCATGAAGGGGGAAACCCAGCATTTTTGGCAGCATCAAATCCCCAAGACCGCAAAAAAAATTGGGGAACGCATTAATCTGACCTTCAGGATCATCAAATGA
- a CDS encoding MauE/DoxX family redox-associated membrane protein — MIYPWHLYLMAGMYVLAGCMHFVFPQAYLRIMPPYLPVHKSLVLWSGIAEIALGIALCFPTTKNWAIWGIIAMLTLFLTVHFYMLQGEKEAAGVPKWILVLRIPLQFGLMYWAYWYLQF, encoded by the coding sequence ATGATATATCCCTGGCACCTATATCTTATGGCGGGCATGTATGTTTTGGCTGGTTGCATGCACTTTGTGTTTCCACAGGCGTACCTACGAATTATGCCCCCATACTTGCCGGTCCATAAGAGCTTGGTGCTTTGGAGCGGGATAGCGGAAATAGCCCTGGGAATTGCCCTTTGTTTTCCAACAACAAAAAATTGGGCCATATGGGGGATTATTGCAATGCTGACCCTTTTCCTGACCGTGCATTTTTACATGCTTCAAGGTGAAAAGGAAGCTGCAGGGGTCCCTAAATGGATCTTGGTCCTTAGGATTCCACTACAATTCGGCCTAATGTATTGGGCCTATTGGTACTTACAATTTTAG
- a CDS encoding alpha/beta hydrolase family protein produces the protein MKAFIAIFVLLVMYGTSHAQEILVEEIPMTNGDIEIPGELTYPKSEEKIPLVVFVHGSGNGDRNGNQSPLVNTNLIKQLADSLTIKGFGFYRYDKRSSIPENMERWGKPSLLDIVADVNVVIDYFGSDKRFSGIHLIGHSQGSLIAMMANHQKARTFTSLAGAGTTIDQTLIGQITAQNQELGKITEQHIKELIQTDTIQQVNPFLLSIFAPKNQSYLKEWISLDPIKEIKTVNIPVLIINGDSDTQISLKDAQRLKDAKSNAELVVIPKMNHVLKTVENPTENTASYSNPDFPLSVELIKELVEFISSNG, from the coding sequence ATGAAAGCCTTTATAGCCATTTTCGTTCTGTTGGTAATGTACGGGACATCCCACGCCCAAGAAATTCTTGTGGAAGAAATCCCCATGACCAATGGGGACATTGAAATTCCAGGCGAATTGACCTATCCCAAATCTGAAGAAAAAATCCCACTGGTAGTTTTTGTACATGGGTCCGGAAATGGGGACAGAAATGGGAACCAAAGTCCTCTTGTCAACACCAATCTTATTAAACAATTGGCAGATAGCCTTACTATCAAAGGTTTTGGTTTCTATAGATATGACAAACGCAGTTCCATACCGGAAAATATGGAAAGATGGGGAAAGCCCTCTTTACTTGATATTGTCGCAGATGTAAATGTGGTTATCGATTATTTTGGTAGTGACAAAAGATTCTCTGGAATACATCTCATTGGTCACAGTCAAGGTTCCTTGATTGCCATGATGGCCAATCATCAAAAGGCAAGAACCTTTACATCACTTGCCGGTGCGGGCACCACTATTGACCAAACCTTGATTGGACAGATAACAGCACAAAATCAGGAGTTGGGAAAGATAACCGAACAACATATCAAAGAATTGATCCAAACGGATACCATTCAACAAGTAAATCCATTTTTGCTGTCCATTTTTGCTCCCAAAAATCAATCCTATCTCAAAGAATGGATATCCCTTGACCCAATTAAGGAAATAAAAACCGTGAACATACCTGTTTTGATTATTAATGGAGATTCCGATACACAAATATCCTTGAAAGATGCCCAGCGCCTTAAGGATGCAAAGTCAAATGCTGAGTTGGTTGTTATTCCAAAGATGAACCATGTACTCAAAACTGTTGAAAACCCGACAGAAAATACCGCTTCATATTCCAATCCGGATTTTCCGCTATCCGTGGAATTGATCAAAGAACTTGTTGAATTTATATCATCCAATGGCTAA
- a CDS encoding AraC family transcriptional regulator, which yields MMEVKKQKPTFEAIEPNFGNSFTYNKYDESSVKNHTIWHYHPEIELVYVNSGAGKRQIGSHVSYFRDGDLILIGSNLPHCGFMDKNTGNKSQTVIHMKKNFLGNDFFGIPEMAKIQKLLDIAKSGIAFTGKTKTKIGEKMEVMEYQSDFQRLLSILNILNELGASDEYTVLNAEGFTMQSEVKDNDRINIVFNHVKNNFKDDISLDEMADMVSMTVPSFCRYFKKITNKTFTQFVNEYRLVHASKLLAEQPMSITEVCYESGFNNFSHFNKSFKAFTGQNPSEYRNQLKKVLQ from the coding sequence ATGATGGAAGTAAAAAAACAAAAACCGACTTTTGAGGCCATAGAACCCAACTTTGGAAATTCTTTCACCTATAATAAGTACGATGAAAGTAGTGTAAAGAACCATACCATATGGCATTACCATCCAGAGATAGAATTGGTCTATGTGAACAGTGGCGCGGGAAAGCGCCAAATTGGGAGCCATGTTTCCTACTTCAGGGACGGTGATCTAATATTGATCGGCTCCAATTTGCCCCACTGCGGATTTATGGACAAGAATACCGGTAATAAGAGCCAGACCGTTATACATATGAAGAAAAACTTTTTGGGAAATGATTTCTTCGGTATTCCGGAAATGGCGAAAATCCAAAAGCTTTTGGATATTGCCAAAAGTGGTATTGCCTTCACAGGGAAGACAAAGACCAAAATAGGGGAAAAAATGGAGGTGATGGAATACCAATCCGACTTTCAGCGCCTGCTTTCCATTTTAAACATTCTTAATGAATTGGGAGCTTCAGACGAATATACCGTGCTCAATGCCGAAGGTTTTACCATGCAAAGCGAGGTAAAGGACAATGATCGCATCAATATTGTATTCAATCATGTCAAGAACAATTTTAAGGACGATATCAGCTTGGACGAGATGGCAGATATGGTCAGTATGACCGTTCCCTCTTTTTGTAGGTACTTTAAAAAGATTACCAATAAAACCTTCACACAATTTGTCAATGAGTACCGTTTGGTGCATGCTTCAAAATTGTTGGCCGAACAACCCATGAGCATTACCGAGGTATGCTATGAAAGTGGGTTTAACAATTTTTCCCATTTCAACAAGTCTTTTAAGGCCTTTACGGGACAGAATCCCTCAGAATATCGGAACCAATTAAAGAAAGTACTGCAATAA
- a CDS encoding S1/P1 nuclease, with product MRNIVLIAFLLPLLSFGSLVWGPKGHRVTGYIAEKHLTRKAKKALDNLLEGHSLAFVSTYADEIKSDTKYAGYTPWHYVNYPLDMTYKDSEKSAAGDIVTGIAKCKMVLRDGNGSRADKIFHLKLLVHFLGDLHQPLHVGRAVDRGGNDIPLQWFNERSNLHKLWDTNLLETYGMGFYELGDELDRSTPKKERKQMQEGTIESWLEESHVLAKQIYASANAEEKLGYSYAYEYNPMVFEQLKKGGFRLAKVLNEVFS from the coding sequence ATGAGGAACATTGTTTTAATCGCGTTTTTACTTCCCCTTTTGTCTTTTGGAAGCCTTGTTTGGGGTCCTAAAGGGCATAGGGTCACAGGATATATTGCCGAAAAGCACTTGACCAGGAAGGCAAAAAAAGCATTGGATAATCTGTTGGAGGGACATAGTTTGGCCTTCGTATCCACCTATGCGGATGAAATAAAGTCCGATACGAAATATGCGGGGTATACCCCTTGGCATTATGTGAATTATCCCTTGGATATGACGTATAAAGATTCCGAGAAGAGTGCGGCAGGTGATATTGTTACTGGTATTGCCAAGTGCAAAATGGTGCTAAGGGATGGGAACGGTAGCCGCGCGGACAAAATATTCCACTTAAAACTTCTGGTCCATTTTCTGGGTGATCTGCATCAGCCTTTGCATGTTGGACGGGCCGTGGATCGTGGGGGCAATGACATCCCATTGCAATGGTTCAATGAGCGGTCGAATCTTCATAAACTATGGGATACCAATCTTTTGGAAACCTACGGGATGGGTTTTTATGAGCTGGGGGATGAATTGGACCGCAGTACACCAAAGAAGGAAAGAAAACAAATGCAGGAAGGTACAATTGAAAGTTGGTTGGAGGAATCCCATGTTTTGGCCAAACAGATTTATGCTTCCGCAAATGCTGAGGAAAAACTAGGGTATTCCTACGCTTATGAGTACAATCCTATGGTGTTTGAACAATTGAAAAAAGGAGGATTTCGTTTGGCCAAGGTCCTCAATGAGGTTTTTTCCTAA
- a CDS encoding DUF4177 domain-containing protein: MKEYKVVSWKMKLSGNNKHLEDTLNNYAKQGWVLKDVAENTMRIIFERDKNR; the protein is encoded by the coding sequence ATGAAGGAGTATAAAGTAGTAAGCTGGAAAATGAAACTTTCTGGCAACAATAAGCATTTGGAAGACACCCTAAACAACTATGCAAAGCAAGGTTGGGTGTTAAAGGATGTGGCAGAAAACACAATGCGAATCATTTTTGAACGAGACAAAAACAGATGA
- a CDS encoding TetR family transcriptional regulator C-terminal domain-containing protein — protein MTAKGNTTKVTDDKLIGYYMDYVLEHEVIPQSVYKFCKEKKVKEEEFYAHFGSFDSLQTHIWNKFFSNTIKLLENNEEYGAFSNKDKMLTFFFTFFELLTLNRSYVLFSLEGQRNTMDKLKELRGLRSHIKNFATELIDEANAGKNLRITKRNPKVFSEGAWIQFLFLLKFWMDDSSAGFEKTDLAIEKSVTSIFDVFENTPLESLLDFGKFLYKENFA, from the coding sequence ATGACTGCAAAAGGAAACACAACGAAGGTCACTGATGACAAGCTCATTGGCTATTATATGGATTATGTGCTGGAACATGAGGTTATTCCACAATCCGTTTATAAGTTTTGCAAGGAAAAAAAAGTTAAGGAAGAGGAGTTCTATGCCCATTTTGGCTCTTTTGATTCCTTACAAACCCATATTTGGAACAAATTCTTTTCCAACACGATAAAATTGCTGGAAAACAATGAGGAATATGGGGCCTTCTCCAATAAGGACAAAATGTTGACTTTCTTCTTTACCTTTTTTGAACTTCTGACCCTTAATAGGAGTTATGTGCTGTTTTCTTTGGAGGGCCAACGCAATACAATGGACAAGTTAAAGGAATTAAGGGGCTTGAGAAGCCACATCAAGAATTTTGCAACCGAATTGATAGACGAAGCCAATGCTGGTAAGAATTTAAGAATTACCAAGAGAAATCCCAAAGTCTTTTCAGAGGGGGCATGGATACAGTTTTTGTTCCTTTTGAAGTTTTGGATGGACGATTCTTCTGCCGGTTTTGAAAAAACAGATTTGGCCATAGAAAAGTCCGTGACCTCCATATTTGATGTGTTTGAGAACACCCCATTGGAGAGTTTGTTGGACTTCGGGAAGTTCCTTTACAAAGAAAACTTTGCCTAA
- the htpG gene encoding molecular chaperone HtpG, with product MATGKINVSVENIFPLIKKFLYSDHEIFLRELISNATDATLKLKHLTSIGEAKVEYGNPMIEVKVDKENKRIHILDQGIGMTGEEVKKYINEVAFSGAEEFLDKYKDAGKDAGIIGHFGLGFYSAFMVADKVEILTKSYKDEPAVQWTCDGSPEFDLTETEKDSHGTEIILHIAEDSTAFLEDAKIRELLGKYNKFMPIPIKFGTRTETLPKPEGAKEDDPAPTQEVDDIINNPNPAWTKKPTDLKDEDYGAFYRELYPMQFEEPLFNIHLNVDYPFNLTGILYFPKLTNDLNIQKDRIQLYQNQVFVTDNVEGIVPEFLTMLRGVIDSPDIPLNVSRSYLQADGAVKKISSYITKKVADKLNSLFKNNREDFEQKWNDIKVVIEYGMLSEEKFFEKAEKFALYPTVDGTYFTYEELEKKIKDTQTDKDDKMVILYASDKEAQHSYIGAAKEKGYEVLLLDSPIVPHLIQKLETSKEKITFARVDADHIDNLIKKEDTAISKMSDEEKDRLKEDLEKVIGEQSGFTVQLEAMDSGAQPFIITEPEFMRRMKDMQQTGGGGMFGMGNMPDMFNLVVNTNHELVNEILNTKTAKKRERLINQSLDLARLSKGLLKGEELTKFINRSYEMIK from the coding sequence ATGGCAACAGGCAAAATCAATGTTTCCGTAGAGAATATCTTTCCCCTAATCAAAAAGTTTTTATACAGCGACCATGAAATCTTTCTAAGGGAATTGATTTCCAACGCTACTGATGCAACATTAAAGCTGAAACACTTAACTTCCATAGGAGAGGCAAAAGTGGAATATGGCAATCCAATGATCGAGGTTAAAGTGGATAAGGAGAACAAAAGAATCCACATCCTTGATCAAGGCATTGGGATGACAGGGGAAGAAGTCAAAAAATATATCAATGAGGTGGCTTTTTCGGGTGCCGAGGAATTCTTGGATAAGTATAAGGATGCAGGTAAGGATGCGGGCATCATAGGCCATTTTGGTCTAGGCTTTTATTCCGCCTTTATGGTTGCGGACAAAGTTGAAATCCTTACCAAAAGTTATAAGGATGAACCAGCAGTACAATGGACCTGTGATGGCTCTCCCGAATTTGACCTTACAGAAACGGAGAAAGACAGCCACGGTACTGAAATAATACTTCATATTGCTGAAGATTCCACAGCGTTTTTAGAAGACGCCAAAATCCGCGAGCTTCTTGGGAAGTACAACAAATTTATGCCCATACCCATTAAGTTTGGGACCAGGACCGAAACCTTACCAAAACCAGAAGGTGCAAAGGAGGATGACCCTGCCCCTACCCAGGAAGTGGATGACATCATCAACAATCCAAATCCCGCATGGACCAAAAAACCAACGGATTTAAAGGATGAAGACTATGGCGCTTTTTATAGGGAGTTATACCCCATGCAGTTCGAGGAACCATTGTTCAACATTCATCTAAATGTGGATTATCCCTTTAACCTTACGGGAATCCTTTACTTTCCCAAGTTGACCAATGATCTGAACATCCAGAAGGATAGGATTCAACTCTACCAAAACCAGGTTTTTGTAACGGACAACGTGGAAGGCATTGTTCCGGAATTCTTGACCATGCTTCGAGGGGTGATCGATTCCCCGGATATTCCTTTGAACGTATCCCGTTCCTATTTACAGGCAGATGGTGCCGTTAAAAAAATATCCAGCTATATCACCAAAAAAGTGGCAGATAAGTTGAACTCCCTATTTAAGAACAATCGTGAGGATTTTGAACAAAAATGGAACGATATCAAAGTGGTCATTGAATACGGAATGCTGTCCGAGGAAAAGTTCTTTGAAAAGGCGGAAAAATTTGCGCTCTACCCCACTGTGGATGGTACGTATTTCACCTATGAGGAGTTGGAAAAGAAAATAAAGGACACCCAAACTGACAAGGATGACAAAATGGTCATTCTATATGCTTCGGACAAAGAGGCCCAACACAGCTACATAGGAGCAGCAAAGGAGAAAGGGTATGAAGTGTTGTTGTTGGACTCCCCCATTGTTCCGCATCTCATTCAAAAACTGGAGACTTCCAAGGAAAAAATAACCTTCGCCCGTGTAGATGCGGACCATATTGATAACCTCATCAAAAAAGAGGATACCGCCATTTCCAAAATGTCCGATGAGGAAAAAGACCGTCTTAAGGAAGATTTGGAAAAGGTGATTGGTGAGCAAAGTGGTTTTACGGTGCAGTTGGAAGCCATGGATAGTGGTGCCCAGCCATTCATCATTACGGAACCGGAATTTATGCGACGGATGAAGGACATGCAGCAGACCGGTGGTGGTGGCATGTTTGGTATGGGAAATATGCCGGATATGTTCAATTTGGTGGTCAATACCAACCATGAACTGGTAAATGAAATCCTAAACACCAAAACGGCCAAAAAACGGGAACGATTGATCAATCAATCCCTGGACTTGGCACGCTTGTCAAAAGGGCTGTTAAAAGGTGAGGAACTCACCAAATTCATCAACCGTAGTTACGAGATGATAAAGTAG
- a CDS encoding MOSC domain-containing protein: MKVISTNIAQPKTVLWRGRKIQTGIYKKPIDEAIFLGKEDVANDAVIDRKHHGGENKACYLFGADYYDDWKEKYPQLDWEWGMFGENLTVTALDENNLQIGAIYKLGKAVVQITEPRQPCYKLGIKFGTQKVILEFLEYGHPGTYVRILKEGDVSTGDVLELAENGPNSLTVAQYNELVNQKVKDRDLVELAIENPCVSLKKRELFKKYA; this comes from the coding sequence ATGAAAGTCATCAGTACCAACATTGCCCAACCAAAGACCGTTCTATGGAGGGGAAGGAAAATCCAAACCGGAATATATAAAAAACCTATTGATGAAGCCATTTTCCTTGGAAAAGAGGATGTGGCCAATGATGCTGTCATTGATCGAAAACACCATGGTGGGGAAAACAAGGCCTGTTACCTCTTTGGAGCTGATTATTATGACGATTGGAAAGAAAAGTACCCCCAATTGGATTGGGAATGGGGCATGTTTGGAGAAAATCTTACCGTAACGGCGTTGGATGAAAACAACCTGCAAATTGGGGCAATTTACAAACTGGGGAAAGCAGTGGTGCAGATTACGGAACCCAGACAACCTTGTTACAAGCTTGGAATAAAATTTGGTACTCAAAAGGTGATTTTGGAATTTTTGGAGTACGGACATCCGGGTACTTATGTTCGGATACTAAAAGAGGGGGATGTTTCAACCGGCGACGTCCTGGAATTGGCGGAAAATGGACCAAACTCCCTAACCGTGGCCCAGTATAATGAACTGGTCAACCAAAAGGTAAAGGATAGGGACTTGGTTGAATTGGCCATTGAAAATCCCTGTGTTAGCTTGAAAAAAAGGGAATTGTTCAAAAAATATGCTTAA
- a CDS encoding Arc family DNA binding domain-containing protein, producing the protein MAKKKAFALRLNEDMFKAIEKWAADEFRSTNGQIEWMLMKSLKEAKRAPKSKGGTSD; encoded by the coding sequence ATGGCTAAGAAAAAAGCATTTGCCCTTCGTTTAAATGAAGATATGTTCAAGGCCATTGAAAAATGGGCTGCCGATGAATTTAGGAGTACCAATGGCCAAATTGAATGGATGCTGATGAAAAGCTTGAAAGAAGCGAAAAGGGCACCCAAAAGTAAAGGAGGAACAAGTGACTAA
- a CDS encoding SPFH domain-containing protein, with product MTNERSIRPINGYFMLFMCLLLSIGGIAMIVNTKSPWYGLAIFIGSILAIGLVLVNPNSSRVLLLFGKYVGTIKRNGLFWVNPLYSKRKISLRASNFDSERLKVNDKLGNPVMISTILVWRVTDTYKAAFDVDDYKNFVRVQTDAAVRKLASMYPYDNFADEGIEEDITLRSSVNEVSEALEKEIQDRLQMAGIEVLEARIGYLAYAQEIANAMLKRQQATAIVAARHKIVEGAVSMVEMALDELNEKDIVDLDEERKAAMVSNLMVVLCSDKDAAPIVNTGTLNH from the coding sequence ATGACAAATGAAAGATCAATACGTCCAATAAACGGTTATTTTATGCTGTTTATGTGTCTGCTGCTAAGTATTGGCGGCATCGCAATGATTGTTAACACCAAATCCCCCTGGTATGGGCTGGCCATATTCATTGGGTCTATTTTGGCCATTGGCCTTGTTTTAGTGAACCCTAATAGTTCCAGGGTGCTCTTATTGTTCGGAAAGTACGTGGGTACCATAAAAAGGAATGGATTGTTCTGGGTGAACCCCCTTTATTCAAAACGAAAAATATCCTTGAGGGCGAGCAATTTTGACAGTGAACGCTTAAAGGTGAACGATAAGCTGGGAAATCCCGTAATGATAAGCACCATTTTGGTCTGGAGGGTAACCGATACCTATAAAGCTGCATTTGATGTGGACGATTACAAAAATTTTGTCCGGGTACAGACGGATGCCGCGGTACGAAAGCTTGCCAGTATGTACCCCTATGACAATTTTGCCGATGAAGGTATCGAAGAGGACATCACCCTTCGCTCCAGTGTTAATGAGGTCAGTGAAGCTTTGGAAAAAGAAATCCAGGATAGATTGCAAATGGCCGGTATTGAGGTCCTTGAAGCCAGAATTGGTTATTTGGCCTATGCACAGGAAATTGCCAACGCCATGTTGAAAAGGCAGCAAGCGACCGCCATTGTTGCCGCACGCCATAAAATTGTGGAAGGGGCGGTAAGTATGGTGGAAATGGCCTTGGATGAACTTAACGAAAAAGACATTGTTGATTTGGATGAAGAGCGAAAAGCGGCCATGGTGAGCAATTTAATGGTTGTGCTCTGTTCCGATAAAGATGCCGCACCCATTGTGAATACCGGAACATTGAACCATTGA
- a CDS encoding ABC1 kinase family protein, translating to MKTLDKIPTGKIERAGKLVKTGVKIGGNYVKYYGKRLVNPELGREELDENNATDIYDGLKSLKGSALKVAQMLSMEKNLLPSAYVEKFSLSQFSVPPLSAPLVRKTFKKYLGKYPEDIFDSFERDSINAASIGQVHKAMKDGKELAVKIQYPGVAESIGSDLAIVKPIAIRMFNLQGKDSDKYFKEVENKLIEETNYILELNQSREITEACGIIPNVQFPKYYPELSSERIITMDWMKGKHLSEFAKTDFVPEVGDKLGQALWDFYMYQIHGLRKVHADPHPGNFLVSRDNILIAIDFGCIKEIPDEFYIPYFELAKEENISNDAIFMQKLYELEILTPTDSQRELDFFTALFKEMLTIFTSPFNQSEFDFGSPDFWARIANLSERYSKDEQIRKMNGNRGSKHFLYMNRTFFGLYNLLHDLRAKVQVNNFRKYLD from the coding sequence ATGAAGACGCTTGATAAGATTCCGACAGGGAAAATTGAACGTGCGGGAAAACTAGTGAAGACTGGTGTAAAAATCGGTGGGAACTACGTAAAATACTACGGAAAACGCTTGGTAAACCCAGAATTGGGAAGGGAAGAACTTGATGAGAACAATGCAACGGATATTTATGACGGTTTAAAAAGTCTTAAGGGAAGCGCGCTTAAAGTTGCCCAAATGTTGAGCATGGAAAAAAATCTTTTGCCCAGTGCCTACGTGGAAAAGTTTTCCTTGTCCCAATTTTCGGTCCCGCCCCTTTCCGCTCCCTTGGTCAGGAAAACGTTTAAAAAGTATTTGGGTAAATACCCGGAAGATATCTTTGACTCTTTTGAAAGGGACTCCATCAATGCGGCCAGTATTGGTCAGGTTCATAAGGCCATGAAAGATGGTAAGGAACTTGCCGTAAAAATTCAATATCCCGGTGTCGCGGAAAGTATTGGAAGTGATTTGGCCATTGTAAAACCCATTGCTATCCGGATGTTCAACCTACAGGGAAAGGATTCGGATAAGTATTTTAAGGAAGTTGAAAACAAATTGATTGAGGAGACCAATTACATTTTGGAATTGAACCAGAGCAGGGAAATAACAGAGGCCTGTGGTATTATCCCCAATGTCCAATTCCCAAAATACTATCCGGAATTATCCAGTGAGCGAATCATAACCATGGACTGGATGAAAGGAAAACATTTGAGCGAGTTTGCCAAAACTGATTTTGTTCCCGAGGTTGGTGATAAATTGGGCCAGGCCTTATGGGATTTTTATATGTATCAGATCCATGGGCTTCGAAAGGTACATGCAGACCCCCATCCCGGTAATTTTTTGGTAAGCAGGGACAATATATTGATCGCCATAGATTTTGGGTGTATCAAGGAAATTCCGGATGAGTTTTATATACCTTATTTTGAGTTGGCCAAGGAGGAAAACATCAGCAATGATGCGATTTTCATGCAAAAATTGTATGAATTGGAGATATTGACCCCAACCGATTCCCAAAGGGAATTGGATTTCTTTACGGCCCTGTTCAAGGAAATGTTGACCATTTTTACTTCACCGTTCAATCAGAGCGAATTTGACTTTGGTTCACCGGACTTTTGGGCGAGAATAGCCAATCTCAGTGAGCGTTATTCCAAAGATGAACAAATTCGAAAAATGAATGGAAATAGGGGCTCCAAGCATTTCTTGTATATGAATCGCACCTTTTTTGGCCTGTACAACCTGTTACACGATCTGCGTGCCAAGGTGCAGGTCAATAATTTCCGGAAATATCTGGATTGA